Proteins from a single region of Phyllopteryx taeniolatus isolate TA_2022b chromosome 10, UOR_Ptae_1.2, whole genome shotgun sequence:
- the tmco6 gene encoding transmembrane and coiled-coil domain-containing protein 6 isoform X3, with translation MDTCSDEKDVVSLLHKIQHSGLEREAQLKTLSKSLRDPASQLVFIKQENSVHMLIGLLTGTNTLCRLQSVHCLHELSHSPHPSVAPACLPATPYLLTYLSGQSTRFTELCLYTLGNLCPDSDVVREKLLAQGIIPALASCIENQRHNMAVVEAVGFTLSQLLQTKEASGKIIPLVLASSLPSNLLAVLTPNQNFSLGPAIECAWCLHYLTCSHVIVNKDVTLLCCCLLQSGEDLQALLACGALLQCSMLLVSLGDTVVQGNKEEGLELLICPLLRCVGNLLSCYTPDEVSACLSDEGLVAALCALLQAYVQSRPALARESAWVLNNLTARSSLFCSALMSLNLVPSLIHLLPFCQGINTMILRVLANVAHKKREFCIQLAELGLLSSLSATLKMAAQEVVILSLDILFMLLASDSQVVEDFVKQGGNSLLETLHYCSEGDVRRRAAYLLEHHLLSSSSYSGNCIPHS, from the exons ATGGACACTTGTTCAGATGAAAAG GATGTTGTCAGTTTGTTACACAAAATTCAACACAGTGGTCTAGAGAGGGAAGCCCAGCTTAAAACCTTGAGTAAATCTCTCCGTGACCCGGCATCTCAACTGGTCTTCATCAA GCAAGAGAACAGTGTCCACATGCTGATCGGCCTCCTCACGGGCACCAACACTCTGTGTCGCCTGCAATCTGTCCACTGTCTCCACGAGCTGTCTCACTCTCCTCACCCCAGCGTGGCCCCAGCCTGTCTGCCCGCCACACCCTACCTCCTCACCTATCTATCTGGACAAAGCACCAGGTTCACT GAGCTTTGCCTCTACACGCTTGGGAATTTATGCCCAGACAGTGATGTCGTGAGAGAGAAACTTCTGGCTCAGGGAATCATACCAGCCCTTGCCAGCTGTATAGAG AACCAGAGGCATAACATGGCAGTGGTGGAAGCCGTCGGCTTCACCCTTTCACAACTTCTCCAGACCAAAGAAGCATCAGGGAAAATAATCCC GTTGGTTCTGGCCTCTAGTTTACCTTCAAACCTTTTAGCAGTCCTGACACCCAACCAGAATTTTTCACTGGGGCCTGCCATTGAGTGTGCTTGGTGTCTGCACTACCTCACATGCAG cCATGTAATCGTTAATAAAGATGTGACTCTCCTCTGCTGCTGTCTTCTGCAAAGTGGTGAGGATCTCCAAGCTCTGTTGGCTTGCGGGGCTCTGTTGCAGTGCAGTATGTTGTTAGTGTCGCTGGGTGACACTGTTGTTCaaggaaacaaagaagaagGACTCGAACTG CTCATCTGTCCTCTGCTAAGGTGCGTAGGGAACCTCCTGTCTTGCTACACGCCAGACGAGGTTAGTGCTTGTTTGAGTGACGAAGGGCTCGTAGCTGCTCTGTGTGCTCTGCTTCAGGCTTACGTCCAGAGTCGACCCGCTTTGGCCAGAGAGAGTGCCTGGGTCCTCAACAATCTCACAG CTCGATCCAGTTTATTCTGTTCGGCCTTGATGAGCCTCAACTTGGTCCCGAGTTTGATCCACCTTCTGCCATTCTGTCAAGGAATCAACACAATG ATCCTAAGAGTTTTAGCCAACGTGGCCCACAAGAAAAGGGAGTTCTGCATCCAGCTGGCTGAGCTCGGATTGCTGTCTTCACTCTCTGCCACACTTAAAATGGCAGCGCAAGAGGTGGTCATCCTGAGTCTGGACATCCTTTTCATGCTCTTAGCTAGTGATTCTCAA GTGGTGGAGGACTTTGTGAAGCAAGGTGGCAATTCACTTCTTGAAACCTTGCATTACTGCAGCGAAGGAGATGTAAGGCGAAGGGCAGCGTACCTCCTGGAGCACCATCTTCTGTCCTCCTCATCGTACTCT GGCAACTGCATCCCACATTCTTGA
- the tmco6 gene encoding transmembrane and coiled-coil domain-containing protein 6 isoform X1 yields the protein MWRLSRIRYKAGRAGFSLEEFRLKRREHEKALRRARRDRELVSKRLLLNEDDGQQETIMDTCSDEKDVVSLLHKIQHSGLEREAQLKTLSKSLRDPASQLVFIKQENSVHMLIGLLTGTNTLCRLQSVHCLHELSHSPHPSVAPACLPATPYLLTYLSGQSTRFTELCLYTLGNLCPDSDVVREKLLAQGIIPALASCIENQRHNMAVVEAVGFTLSQLLQTKEASGKIIPLVLASSLPSNLLAVLTPNQNFSLGPAIECAWCLHYLTCSHVIVNKDVTLLCCCLLQSGEDLQALLACGALLQCSMLLVSLGDTVVQGNKEEGLELLICPLLRCVGNLLSCYTPDEVSACLSDEGLVAALCALLQAYVQSRPALARESAWVLNNLTARSSLFCSALMSLNLVPSLIHLLPFCQGINTMILRVLANVAHKKREFCIQLAELGLLSSLSATLKMAAQEVVILSLDILFMLLASDSQVVEDFVKQGGNSLLETLHYCSEGDVRRRAAYLLEHHLLSSSSYSGNCIPHS from the exons ATGTGGAGGTTAAGTAGAATCCGCTATAAAGCTGGCCGAGCAGGCTTCAGCTTGGAAGAGTTCCGGTTAAAGAGGCGAGAGCACgaaaaag CGCTTCGTCGGGCCCGCCGAGACAGAGAACTGGTGAGCAAGAGACTCCTGCTGAATGAAGATGACGGGCAGCAAGAAACCATCATGGACACTTGTTCAGATGAAAAG GATGTTGTCAGTTTGTTACACAAAATTCAACACAGTGGTCTAGAGAGGGAAGCCCAGCTTAAAACCTTGAGTAAATCTCTCCGTGACCCGGCATCTCAACTGGTCTTCATCAA GCAAGAGAACAGTGTCCACATGCTGATCGGCCTCCTCACGGGCACCAACACTCTGTGTCGCCTGCAATCTGTCCACTGTCTCCACGAGCTGTCTCACTCTCCTCACCCCAGCGTGGCCCCAGCCTGTCTGCCCGCCACACCCTACCTCCTCACCTATCTATCTGGACAAAGCACCAGGTTCACT GAGCTTTGCCTCTACACGCTTGGGAATTTATGCCCAGACAGTGATGTCGTGAGAGAGAAACTTCTGGCTCAGGGAATCATACCAGCCCTTGCCAGCTGTATAGAG AACCAGAGGCATAACATGGCAGTGGTGGAAGCCGTCGGCTTCACCCTTTCACAACTTCTCCAGACCAAAGAAGCATCAGGGAAAATAATCCC GTTGGTTCTGGCCTCTAGTTTACCTTCAAACCTTTTAGCAGTCCTGACACCCAACCAGAATTTTTCACTGGGGCCTGCCATTGAGTGTGCTTGGTGTCTGCACTACCTCACATGCAG cCATGTAATCGTTAATAAAGATGTGACTCTCCTCTGCTGCTGTCTTCTGCAAAGTGGTGAGGATCTCCAAGCTCTGTTGGCTTGCGGGGCTCTGTTGCAGTGCAGTATGTTGTTAGTGTCGCTGGGTGACACTGTTGTTCaaggaaacaaagaagaagGACTCGAACTG CTCATCTGTCCTCTGCTAAGGTGCGTAGGGAACCTCCTGTCTTGCTACACGCCAGACGAGGTTAGTGCTTGTTTGAGTGACGAAGGGCTCGTAGCTGCTCTGTGTGCTCTGCTTCAGGCTTACGTCCAGAGTCGACCCGCTTTGGCCAGAGAGAGTGCCTGGGTCCTCAACAATCTCACAG CTCGATCCAGTTTATTCTGTTCGGCCTTGATGAGCCTCAACTTGGTCCCGAGTTTGATCCACCTTCTGCCATTCTGTCAAGGAATCAACACAATG ATCCTAAGAGTTTTAGCCAACGTGGCCCACAAGAAAAGGGAGTTCTGCATCCAGCTGGCTGAGCTCGGATTGCTGTCTTCACTCTCTGCCACACTTAAAATGGCAGCGCAAGAGGTGGTCATCCTGAGTCTGGACATCCTTTTCATGCTCTTAGCTAGTGATTCTCAA GTGGTGGAGGACTTTGTGAAGCAAGGTGGCAATTCACTTCTTGAAACCTTGCATTACTGCAGCGAAGGAGATGTAAGGCGAAGGGCAGCGTACCTCCTGGAGCACCATCTTCTGTCCTCCTCATCGTACTCT GGCAACTGCATCCCACATTCTTGA
- the tmco6 gene encoding transmembrane and coiled-coil domain-containing protein 6 isoform X2, producing MWRLSRIRYKAGRAGFSLEEFRLKRREHEKALRRARRDRELVSKRLLLNEDDGQQETIMDTCSDEKDVVSLLHKIQHSGLEREAQLKTLSKSLRDPASQLVFIKQENSVHMLIGLLTGTNTLCRLQSVHCLHELSHSPHPSVAPACLPATPYLLTYLSGQSTRFTELCLYTLGNLCPDSDVVREKLLAQGIIPALASCIENQRHNMAVVEAVGFTLSQLLQTKEASGKIIPLVLASSLPSNLLAVLTPNQNFSLGPAIECAWCLHYLTCSGEDLQALLACGALLQCSMLLVSLGDTVVQGNKEEGLELLICPLLRCVGNLLSCYTPDEVSACLSDEGLVAALCALLQAYVQSRPALARESAWVLNNLTARSSLFCSALMSLNLVPSLIHLLPFCQGINTMILRVLANVAHKKREFCIQLAELGLLSSLSATLKMAAQEVVILSLDILFMLLASDSQVVEDFVKQGGNSLLETLHYCSEGDVRRRAAYLLEHHLLSSSSYSGNCIPHS from the exons ATGTGGAGGTTAAGTAGAATCCGCTATAAAGCTGGCCGAGCAGGCTTCAGCTTGGAAGAGTTCCGGTTAAAGAGGCGAGAGCACgaaaaag CGCTTCGTCGGGCCCGCCGAGACAGAGAACTGGTGAGCAAGAGACTCCTGCTGAATGAAGATGACGGGCAGCAAGAAACCATCATGGACACTTGTTCAGATGAAAAG GATGTTGTCAGTTTGTTACACAAAATTCAACACAGTGGTCTAGAGAGGGAAGCCCAGCTTAAAACCTTGAGTAAATCTCTCCGTGACCCGGCATCTCAACTGGTCTTCATCAA GCAAGAGAACAGTGTCCACATGCTGATCGGCCTCCTCACGGGCACCAACACTCTGTGTCGCCTGCAATCTGTCCACTGTCTCCACGAGCTGTCTCACTCTCCTCACCCCAGCGTGGCCCCAGCCTGTCTGCCCGCCACACCCTACCTCCTCACCTATCTATCTGGACAAAGCACCAGGTTCACT GAGCTTTGCCTCTACACGCTTGGGAATTTATGCCCAGACAGTGATGTCGTGAGAGAGAAACTTCTGGCTCAGGGAATCATACCAGCCCTTGCCAGCTGTATAGAG AACCAGAGGCATAACATGGCAGTGGTGGAAGCCGTCGGCTTCACCCTTTCACAACTTCTCCAGACCAAAGAAGCATCAGGGAAAATAATCCC GTTGGTTCTGGCCTCTAGTTTACCTTCAAACCTTTTAGCAGTCCTGACACCCAACCAGAATTTTTCACTGGGGCCTGCCATTGAGTGTGCTTGGTGTCTGCACTACCTCACATGCAG TGGTGAGGATCTCCAAGCTCTGTTGGCTTGCGGGGCTCTGTTGCAGTGCAGTATGTTGTTAGTGTCGCTGGGTGACACTGTTGTTCaaggaaacaaagaagaagGACTCGAACTG CTCATCTGTCCTCTGCTAAGGTGCGTAGGGAACCTCCTGTCTTGCTACACGCCAGACGAGGTTAGTGCTTGTTTGAGTGACGAAGGGCTCGTAGCTGCTCTGTGTGCTCTGCTTCAGGCTTACGTCCAGAGTCGACCCGCTTTGGCCAGAGAGAGTGCCTGGGTCCTCAACAATCTCACAG CTCGATCCAGTTTATTCTGTTCGGCCTTGATGAGCCTCAACTTGGTCCCGAGTTTGATCCACCTTCTGCCATTCTGTCAAGGAATCAACACAATG ATCCTAAGAGTTTTAGCCAACGTGGCCCACAAGAAAAGGGAGTTCTGCATCCAGCTGGCTGAGCTCGGATTGCTGTCTTCACTCTCTGCCACACTTAAAATGGCAGCGCAAGAGGTGGTCATCCTGAGTCTGGACATCCTTTTCATGCTCTTAGCTAGTGATTCTCAA GTGGTGGAGGACTTTGTGAAGCAAGGTGGCAATTCACTTCTTGAAACCTTGCATTACTGCAGCGAAGGAGATGTAAGGCGAAGGGCAGCGTACCTCCTGGAGCACCATCTTCTGTCCTCCTCATCGTACTCT GGCAACTGCATCCCACATTCTTGA
- the LOC133484494 gene encoding sister chromatid cohesion protein PDS5 homolog B-like, with translation MSVNASSHELIVLIFRYLKENGFHTAAEELLRHSPQSQCGTMGAENKLTVTPFQEFVEGATEFSSSLVEIYSSWLKYSKNKHSSSNGGGSTPIEAASKKDDKPAKKAQTQKSVKPQRERKDGKLSETVTKKLKEQQNAVAAGDGGGDSDSDSSLDVEKWRKMLVQMTEVDIAKIDTINALDPSIAKPVKKRVRKPQAKPKIDTSGKQPPEKSDVSEKAVTVEQTKSSPPKKTTMGTTAPVTPLNSTQQPISSEEGRTKLSSKETKKRGKKKVITPTGEQAEAPTPQHKKKKKKESSESEAGENRGINGGKGEEAVNSGSVGKPVEDVTNCIEPNSVSQDEQVVVNTIGNAEEVKRKEKKNKKKQKLNADSQNISETLIKDKKSQKKKKGDEGDEDRMVEPPAEDKESRRRKRTVDHVEVGEQVSQQENPDQKDDIREARKNMETPCHMEVPNANVREKKTKEKKRKSHPVEGTPQQVGNETKMKRKKDKAKPEEEQIVDENASVNIEEIAEANTEVKKKKKKKLGSIDTVPLFSLETPSPPSQKKKKKRKVDSDEFPATPSCEKHKEVL, from the exons TCGCAGTGTGGGACGATGGGAGCCGAAAACAAACTGACTGTAACTCCATTCCAGGAATTTGTGGAGGGCGCTACAGAGTTTTCTTCATCATTAGTGGAAATATACAGTTCCTGGTTAAA GTACTCAAAGAACAAGCACTCCAGTTCAAATGGAGGAGGATCAACTCCAATTGAAG CAGCTTCCAAGAAGGATGACAAACCTGCAAAGAAAGCACAAACACAGAAA TCAGTTAAACCACAAAGGGAACGCAAAGATGGCAAATTGTCAGAAACTGTCACCAAGAAGTTAAAGGAGCAACAAAATGCTGTGGCTgctggtgatggtggtggtgattCGGACTCTGACAGTAGTTTGGATGttgagaaatggaggaaaatgcTGGTACAAATGACAG AGGTCGACATAGCCAAGATAGATACCATCAATGCTTTGGACCCATCTATAGCAAAACCTGTCAAAAAGAGAGTGCGGAAACCTCAGGCTAAGCCTAAAATTGACACGTCTGGTAAACAGCCACCTGAAAAGAGTGATGTCTCTGAGAAAGCGGTGACGGTGGAACAAACAAAGTCAAGTCCCCCTAAAAAGACTACTATGGGAACGACTGCACCTGTGACCCCCTTGAACAGCACACAACAGCCGATATCATCAGAGGAAGGGAGAACTAAATTGTCATCCAAAGAGAcaaaaaagaggggaaaaaagaaagttaTAACTCCCACTGGAGAACAAGCTGAGGCTCCCACACCCcaacacaagaagaagaaaaaaaaggaaagttcTGAAAGCGAAGCGGGAGAGAACAGAGGCATAAACGGTGGCAAGGGCGAAGAAGCTGTCAACTCCGGATCCGTTGGAAAACCCGTCGAGGATGTAACAAATTGCATTGAACCGAATTCTGTATCCCAAGATGAGCAGGTCGTGGTGAACACAATTGGGAATGCTGAagaagtaaaaagaaaagaaaagaaaaacaagaaaaagcaaaagttgAATGCTGATAGTCAGAATATTTCTGAGACCCTGATAAAAGACAAGAAatcccaaaaaaagaagaagggtGACGAAGGTGATGAAGACAGAATGGTTGAACCCCCAGCTGAGGACAAGGAATCCCGGAGGAGGAAAAGGACTGTTGACCATGTAGAAGTTGGCGAACAAGTGTCGCAACAGGAAAATCCAGACCAGAAAGACGACATCAGGGAAGCAAGGAAGAACATGGAGACGCCGTGTCACATGGAGGTTCCCAATGCAAATGtgagagaaaagaaaacaaaggagaaaaagagaaagagtCATCCTGTAGAGGGTACTCCTCAGCAGGTGGGCAATGAAACGaaaatgaagaggaaaaaagacaaagctAAACCTGAGGAGGAGCAGATAGTTGATGAAAATGCAAGTGTTAACATAGAAGAGATAGCTGAAGCAAATACAGaagtaaagaagaaaaagaaaaaaaaacttggctcGATTGACACAGTACCTCTTTTCAGCCTGGAGACACCAAGTCCTCCatcacagaaaaagaaaa aGAAAAGAAAAGTGGATTCAGATGAATTCCCAGCAACACCGTCATGTGAAAAGCACAAGGAGGTATTATAA